One Devosia lacusdianchii genomic window carries:
- a CDS encoding Zn-dependent hydrolase, giving the protein MSAPGENLRINGDRLWDSLMDMAKIGPGIAGGNNRQTLTDDDKKGRALFQEWCEAAGLTMAVDKMGTMFMTRPGTDPDALPVYVGSHLDTQPTGGKYDGVLGVLAGLEVVRSMNDLGIKTKHPIVVTNWTNEEGARFAPAMLASGVFAGIHTLDYAYGRKDQDGKSFGDELQRIGWVGEEPVGERKMHAYFEYHIEQGPILEAENKQIGVVTHGQGLWWLEFTLTGKEAHTGSTPMLMRVNAGLAMSRIIEMVQAVAMDHQPGAVGGVGQVKFSPNSRNVLPGTVVFTVDIRSPELSKLNSMRSQIEEKAQAICAELGVGYAMEAVGHFDPVTFDPTLVARVRSAAEKLGYSHMNIISGAGHDACWTNKVAPSTMIMCPCVDGLSHNEAEEISREWAAAGADVLFHAVVETAEIVE; this is encoded by the coding sequence ATGTCTGCCCCAGGAGAAAACCTTCGCATCAACGGTGATCGGCTCTGGGACAGCCTCATGGACATGGCCAAGATTGGCCCCGGCATTGCTGGGGGCAATAACCGCCAGACGCTGACCGACGACGACAAGAAGGGCCGCGCGCTCTTTCAGGAGTGGTGCGAGGCCGCTGGCCTGACCATGGCGGTCGACAAGATGGGCACCATGTTCATGACGCGCCCGGGCACCGATCCAGATGCGCTGCCGGTCTATGTCGGCAGCCATCTCGATACCCAGCCCACCGGCGGCAAATATGACGGCGTCCTCGGCGTGCTGGCCGGGCTCGAAGTTGTGAGGTCAATGAACGATCTGGGCATCAAGACTAAACATCCCATCGTGGTCACCAACTGGACCAACGAAGAAGGTGCCCGCTTCGCCCCGGCCATGCTGGCCTCCGGCGTCTTTGCCGGCATTCACACGCTCGACTACGCCTATGGCCGCAAGGATCAGGACGGCAAGAGTTTTGGCGACGAACTCCAGCGCATCGGCTGGGTCGGCGAGGAACCGGTCGGCGAGCGCAAGATGCATGCCTATTTCGAGTATCACATCGAGCAGGGCCCGATCCTCGAAGCCGAAAACAAGCAGATCGGCGTCGTTACCCATGGTCAGGGCCTGTGGTGGCTCGAATTCACCTTGACCGGCAAGGAGGCCCATACCGGGTCGACGCCGATGCTGATGCGCGTCAATGCGGGACTCGCCATGTCGCGCATCATTGAAATGGTGCAGGCCGTGGCCATGGACCACCAGCCCGGCGCCGTCGGTGGCGTCGGCCAGGTGAAGTTCTCGCCGAACTCGCGCAACGTGCTTCCTGGCACGGTGGTGTTCACCGTCGACATCCGCTCACCGGAACTGAGCAAGCTCAATTCCATGCGCAGCCAGATCGAGGAAAAGGCCCAGGCCATCTGCGCCGAGCTCGGCGTCGGCTACGCCATGGAAGCGGTCGGCCATTTCGACCCCGTCACTTTCGATCCGACCCTGGTCGCGCGCGTCCGCTCCGCCGCCGAAAAACTCGGCTACAGCCACATGAACATCATCTCCGGCGCCGGCCACGATGCCTGCTGGACCAATAAGGTCGCGCCATCGACCATGATCATGTGTCCGTGCGTGGACGGCCTGAGCCACAACGAGGCGGAAGAGATTTCGCGCGAATGGGCCGCCGCCGGAGCGGATGTGCTGTTTCACGCCGTGGTCGAGACTGCGGAGATTGTGGAGTGA
- a CDS encoding endonuclease domain-containing protein, with the protein MSVLKTRFAAKAAKALRTNMTDAKRKLWSALRDRQLLGFKFVRQQPVGPYIADFACREADLVVELDGSQHAESPTDERRTTEFSMHGYQVIRFWNDHVLTNLDGVLWAIAEHLNKAPSPGLRFAKLDLSPKGRGEEVPHDNSGISP; encoded by the coding sequence ATGAGCGTTCTCAAGACTCGCTTCGCAGCTAAAGCCGCCAAGGCTCTTCGCACCAACATGACCGACGCGAAGCGTAAGCTTTGGTCAGCTTTGCGCGACCGCCAATTGCTTGGCTTCAAGTTCGTTCGTCAGCAACCGGTTGGACCGTACATTGCCGACTTTGCCTGCCGCGAGGCAGACCTGGTCGTCGAACTCGATGGCAGCCAGCACGCTGAAAGCCCGACCGACGAACGGCGGACGACCGAGTTTTCGATGCACGGCTACCAAGTCATCCGCTTCTGGAACGATCACGTTCTGACAAATCTCGATGGTGTGCTTTGGGCCATCGCCGAGCACCTCAATAAGGCCCCCTCACCCGGTCTTCGCTTTGCGAAGCTCGACCTCTCCCCCAAAGGGAGAGGTGAAGAGGTGCCACACGATAATTCGGGGATTTCACCATGA
- the hydA gene encoding dihydropyrimidinase — protein sequence MTKVIKNGTIVTADLTYKADVLIDGDIIVEIGPNLSGDETLDASGCYVMPGGIDPHTHLEMPFMGTYSADDFESGTRAGLAGGTTMVVDFCLPNPNQSLLEALQMWDNKTGKANADYSFHMAITWWGEQVFNEMADVVDRGITSFKHFMAYKGALMVNDDEMFSSFQRCADLGALPLVHAENGDVVAAMTAKLLAEGNNGPEAHAYSRPPEVEGEATNRAIMIADMAGVPLYVVHVSSEQAHEAIRRARQKGMRVYGEPLIQHLTLDESEYFNPDWDHAARRVMSPPFRNKLHQDSLWAGLQAGSLSVVATDHCAFTSAQKRTGIGNFSKIPNGTGGLEDRMPVLWTTGVNTGRLTMNEFVAVTSTNIAKILGLYPKKGAVLVGADADLVVWDPKRSKTISAGAQQSVIDYNVFEGFEVTGLPRFVLSRGKVSIVENEVKAEPGHGKFVGREAKNPVNRALSQWKEIVAPRKVERSGIPATGV from the coding sequence ATGACCAAAGTCATCAAGAACGGCACCATCGTCACCGCAGACCTCACCTACAAGGCCGATGTCCTCATCGATGGCGACATTATCGTCGAGATCGGCCCCAACCTGTCCGGTGACGAAACCCTCGACGCATCAGGCTGCTACGTCATGCCTGGCGGTATCGACCCCCACACCCATCTCGAAATGCCCTTTATGGGCACCTATTCGGCCGATGATTTCGAGTCCGGCACCCGCGCGGGCCTCGCCGGCGGCACCACAATGGTGGTCGATTTCTGCCTGCCCAATCCCAACCAGTCGCTGCTCGAAGCCCTTCAGATGTGGGACAACAAGACCGGCAAGGCCAATGCCGACTATTCCTTCCACATGGCCATCACCTGGTGGGGCGAGCAGGTCTTCAACGAAATGGCCGATGTCGTCGATCGCGGCATTACCAGCTTCAAGCATTTCATGGCGTATAAGGGCGCGCTGATGGTCAATGACGACGAGATGTTCTCGTCATTCCAGCGTTGCGCCGATTTGGGCGCCCTGCCACTCGTGCATGCTGAAAACGGCGACGTGGTCGCCGCGATGACCGCCAAGCTCCTCGCCGAAGGCAATAACGGCCCCGAGGCGCATGCCTATAGCCGCCCCCCCGAAGTCGAGGGCGAAGCCACCAACCGCGCCATCATGATCGCCGACATGGCCGGCGTGCCGCTCTATGTCGTGCATGTCTCGTCCGAGCAGGCCCACGAAGCCATCCGTCGCGCCCGCCAGAAGGGTATGCGCGTCTATGGCGAGCCGCTGATCCAGCACCTGACGCTCGATGAGAGCGAGTATTTCAACCCCGATTGGGACCATGCCGCCCGGCGTGTCATGTCCCCGCCCTTCCGCAACAAGTTGCATCAGGATTCGTTGTGGGCCGGCCTGCAAGCGGGCTCGCTCTCGGTGGTCGCAACCGATCACTGCGCCTTCACCAGCGCCCAGAAGCGCACCGGCATCGGCAATTTCTCCAAGATTCCCAATGGCACTGGCGGTCTAGAAGACCGCATGCCGGTGCTCTGGACGACAGGGGTCAATACCGGTCGTCTGACCATGAACGAATTCGTGGCGGTGACGTCGACCAATATTGCCAAGATCCTCGGGCTCTACCCCAAAAAGGGTGCCGTTCTCGTCGGCGCCGATGCGGACCTCGTGGTCTGGGACCCCAAACGATCCAAGACCATCTCGGCGGGCGCGCAGCAGTCGGTGATCGACTACAATGTCTTCGAGGGCTTCGAAGTCACCGGCCTGCCGCGCTTTGTCCTGAGCCGCGGCAAGGTCTCGATCGTCGAGAACGAGGTCAAGGCCGAGCCAGGTCATGGCAAGTTTGTCGGCCGCGAAGCGAAGAACCCTGTGAACCGCGCGCTGAGCCAGTGGAAAGAGATCGTCGCACCCCGCAAGGTGGAGCGGTCAGGCATTCCGGCGACGGGGGTTTGA
- a CDS encoding ABC transporter ATP-binding protein, with protein sequence MTTSSAVVAAEHLGLTFRTNDGDVVALSDVNLIINKGEFVSFIGPSGCGKTTFLRTIADLEQPTSGTLTINGQTPEQARKARAYGYVFQAPALYPWRTIEKNIALPLEIMGYGGSEQAERIKRTMDLVNLSGFEKKYPWQLSGGMQQRASIARALAFDADLLLMDEPFGALDEIVRDHLNSELLKLWDRTQKTICFVTHSIPEAVYLSTKIVVMSPRPGRVTDVIESNLPRERPLDIRETPEFLAIAARVRDGLRAGHSYEETV encoded by the coding sequence GTGACGACTTCCAGCGCCGTAGTGGCGGCCGAACATCTCGGCCTCACGTTCAGGACCAATGACGGTGACGTCGTTGCCCTCAGCGACGTCAATCTCATCATCAACAAGGGTGAGTTCGTTTCCTTCATCGGCCCGTCCGGCTGCGGCAAGACCACCTTCTTGCGCACTATTGCCGATCTGGAACAGCCCACTTCGGGCACCCTGACCATCAACGGTCAGACACCGGAACAGGCCCGCAAGGCGCGTGCCTATGGCTACGTGTTCCAGGCGCCGGCGCTCTATCCCTGGCGCACCATCGAAAAGAACATCGCGCTGCCGCTCGAAATCATGGGCTATGGCGGCAGCGAACAGGCCGAGCGCATCAAGCGCACCATGGATCTGGTGAACCTTTCCGGTTTCGAGAAGAAATACCCCTGGCAGCTCTCCGGCGGCATGCAGCAGCGCGCCTCCATCGCCCGCGCCCTGGCCTTCGATGCCGACCTGCTGCTGATGGACGAACCCTTCGGCGCCCTCGACGAAATCGTCCGCGACCACCTCAATTCCGAATTGCTCAAGCTCTGGGACCGCACGCAGAAAACCATCTGCTTCGTCACCCACTCCATTCCTGAGGCGGTGTATCTGTCGACCAAGATCGTGGTCATGTCACCGCGCCCGGGGCGGGTGACCGATGTGATCGAGAGCAACCTGCCGCGCGAACGCCCGTTGGATATCCGCGAAACGCCGGAGTTTCTGGCCATAGCCGCAAGGGTGCGCGACGGGCTGCGCGCCGGGCACTCCTACGAGGAGACGGTGTGA
- a CDS encoding ABC transporter permease: MTRTFPIIIVLLAIVLVWYAAAIGMNAQWQNDVYRRGDVTNVPATQFVLDTWNQEKPVLPTAHQVFGELWNSTALVAPNKPRSLIFHAWVTFSATALGFLMGSLLGIGLAVMIVHNEAMNRSLMPWIVASQTIPILALAPLIVVIGFNIFTGTLGIPTDPARLMSKAIISAYLSFFPVAVGMVKGLRSPEAIQLDLMHTYNASPNQTFWKLRWPAAMPYLFTSLKVGVAASLVGAIVGELPTGAVAGLGARLLAGSYYSQTVQIWAALFAASILAALLVIAVGLVEKFVNRSMGARPA, from the coding sequence ATGACCCGCACCTTCCCCATCATCATCGTCCTGCTCGCCATCGTCCTCGTCTGGTACGCCGCCGCTATCGGCATGAACGCGCAGTGGCAGAACGATGTCTATCGCCGTGGCGATGTCACCAATGTTCCCGCCACGCAGTTCGTCCTCGACACCTGGAACCAGGAAAAGCCCGTTCTCCCCACCGCGCATCAGGTGTTTGGCGAGCTGTGGAATTCCACTGCGCTCGTCGCCCCCAACAAGCCGCGCAGCCTGATCTTCCACGCCTGGGTCACCTTCTCGGCCACCGCGCTCGGCTTCCTCATGGGCTCGCTGCTGGGCATCGGCCTCGCCGTGATGATCGTCCATAACGAGGCGATGAACCGTTCGTTGATGCCCTGGATCGTTGCCAGCCAGACCATTCCCATCCTGGCGCTGGCGCCGCTGATCGTGGTCATCGGCTTCAACATCTTCACCGGCACTTTGGGCATTCCCACCGATCCGGCCCGGCTGATGTCCAAGGCGATCATCTCGGCCTATCTCAGCTTCTTCCCGGTTGCTGTAGGCATGGTCAAAGGCCTGCGTTCGCCGGAGGCGATCCAGCTCGATCTGATGCATACCTACAATGCCTCGCCCAATCAGACCTTCTGGAAGCTGCGCTGGCCTGCCGCCATGCCCTATCTCTTCACCTCGCTGAAGGTCGGTGTCGCCGCCAGCCTGGTCGGCGCCATTGTCGGCGAATTGCCCACCGGTGCCGTGGCCGGCCTCGGTGCGCGCCTCCTGGCCGGCTCCTATTACAGCCAGACCGTGCAGATCTGGGCGGCCTTGTTCGCTGCCTCCATTCTGGCCGCTTTGCTCGTCATCGCCGTCGGTCTGGTGGAAAAATTCGTCAATCGGTCCATGGGGGCACGTCCCGCATGA
- a CDS encoding ABC transporter permease translates to MSQLQFFLALVAGGLAAGALALSLTTPFETALLLKAFLALGFLSLVRFFVPVGLWADGAIAVLGAVAVLTSIGIFQPAPPFFWMALIVAWLFAWLFVERLSKTLAPGLADNAGLGLLIPIVFGVTILVAWEAITRAGNVPQVILPPPSMIWARITASVPTLLADFQQTFLKAVLIGYALGCGLGFVVAILIDRSPFLKSGLLPLGNFVSALPIVGVAPIMVMWFGFDWPSKAAVVIIMTFFPMLVNTVAGLNASSAIERDLMRTYAAGYWQTLLKLRLPAAGPFIFNALKINSTLALIGAIVAEFFGTPIVGMGFRISTEVGRMNVDMVWAEIAVAAVAGSVFYGVIVLIERGVTFWHPSVRGA, encoded by the coding sequence ATGAGCCAGTTGCAGTTCTTTCTCGCCCTGGTGGCCGGTGGTCTTGCGGCTGGTGCGCTGGCCCTGAGCCTCACCACGCCGTTCGAAACCGCTTTGCTGCTCAAGGCTTTCCTCGCTTTGGGCTTCCTGTCGCTGGTCCGCTTCTTTGTCCCGGTCGGGCTCTGGGCCGATGGCGCTATCGCGGTGCTCGGCGCGGTGGCCGTGCTCACCAGCATCGGTATTTTTCAGCCGGCGCCACCGTTCTTCTGGATGGCGCTCATCGTGGCCTGGCTCTTTGCCTGGCTGTTCGTCGAGCGCCTCAGCAAGACCCTGGCGCCCGGTCTCGCGGACAATGCCGGCCTCGGCCTCCTCATCCCGATCGTCTTCGGCGTGACCATCCTTGTCGCCTGGGAAGCTATCACCCGCGCGGGCAATGTGCCGCAGGTCATCCTGCCGCCGCCCTCGATGATCTGGGCCCGGATTACCGCCTCGGTGCCGACGCTGCTCGCCGATTTCCAGCAGACCTTCCTCAAGGCCGTTCTGATCGGCTACGCGCTGGGCTGCGGCCTCGGTTTTGTCGTCGCCATCCTGATCGATCGCTCGCCCTTCCTCAAATCCGGGCTGTTGCCGCTGGGCAATTTCGTCTCGGCTTTGCCCATTGTCGGTGTCGCGCCGATCATGGTCATGTGGTTCGGCTTCGACTGGCCCAGTAAGGCCGCCGTCGTCATCATCATGACCTTCTTCCCCATGCTGGTGAACACGGTGGCGGGCCTCAACGCATCCAGCGCCATCGAGCGCGACCTGATGCGCACCTATGCTGCTGGTTATTGGCAGACGCTGCTGAAGCTCAGGCTCCCCGCTGCGGGCCCCTTCATCTTCAACGCCCTCAAGATCAACTCGACTCTGGCCTTGATCGGCGCAATCGTAGCGGAATTCTTCGGGACGCCCATTGTCGGAATGGGCTTCCGCATCTCTACCGAAGTCGGCCGGATGAATGTCGACATGGTATGGGCCGAAATCGCGGTGGCGGCAGTCGCGGGCTCGGTCTTCTACGGGGTGATCGTTCTGATCGAACGAGGGGTCACCTTCTGGCATCCGTCCGTGCGTGGTGCATAG
- a CDS encoding ABC transporter substrate-binding protein, translating into MKKLLIGALAGAMTMAAFGGAWAQESVTLQLKWVTQGQFAGYYVAQAKGFYEEEGLTVEIKPGGPDIAPEQVIAGGGADVITTWMAAGLAARERGVPLVNIAQPFKQSGLLLTCLKEAGVETTADFPGKTLGVWFFGNEYPFYAWMAKLGLSTEGGAEGVEVLKQAFNVDPLIQKQAACISTMTYNEYGQVLKAGITPEELTVFNYRDEGVGMLEDGLYVLEEKLADPAFVEKMTKFVRASMKGWEYARANPEEAAQIVVDNDSTGAMTVEDQLYQVTEINKLTEGSTGVLDEADYQQTVDTLLSAVSPDNPAITKAPEGAFSHVVTDGL; encoded by the coding sequence ATGAAGAAACTTCTGATCGGCGCCCTTGCAGGCGCAATGACCATGGCGGCTTTTGGCGGCGCCTGGGCACAGGAATCCGTTACGCTGCAGCTCAAATGGGTGACCCAGGGCCAGTTCGCCGGCTACTATGTCGCCCAGGCCAAGGGCTTTTATGAAGAAGAAGGCCTGACCGTCGAAATCAAGCCGGGCGGCCCCGATATCGCGCCCGAGCAGGTGATTGCCGGCGGCGGTGCCGATGTCATCACCACCTGGATGGCCGCCGGCCTTGCCGCCCGCGAACGCGGCGTGCCGCTGGTCAACATCGCCCAGCCGTTCAAGCAGTCGGGCCTGCTGCTCACCTGCCTCAAGGAGGCTGGCGTCGAGACCACGGCCGATTTCCCGGGCAAGACACTGGGCGTCTGGTTCTTCGGCAACGAGTATCCGTTCTATGCCTGGATGGCCAAGCTCGGCCTTTCCACCGAAGGCGGCGCCGAGGGCGTCGAAGTCCTGAAGCAGGCCTTCAACGTCGATCCGCTGATCCAGAAGCAGGCCGCCTGCATCTCCACCATGACCTATAACGAGTATGGTCAGGTGCTGAAGGCCGGCATCACCCCCGAAGAGCTGACCGTCTTCAACTACCGCGACGAAGGCGTCGGCATGCTCGAAGACGGTCTCTATGTTCTCGAAGAGAAGCTGGCCGATCCGGCTTTCGTCGAGAAGATGACCAAGTTCGTCCGCGCTTCGATGAAGGGCTGGGAGTATGCCCGCGCCAACCCCGAAGAGGCCGCTCAGATCGTCGTCGACAATGACTCGACCGGCGCCATGACGGTCGAAGACCAGCTCTACCAGGTCACCGAGATCAACAAGCTGACCGAAGGCTCCACCGGCGTGCTCGACGAAGCCGACTACCAGCAGACCGTCGATACCCTGCTCTCGGCCGTGTCGCCTGATAATCCGGCCATCACCAAGGCCCCCGAAGGCGCCTTCAGCCACGTCGTCACCGACGGGCTCTAG
- the truB gene encoding tRNA pseudouridine(55) synthase TruB: MSAPKRVKRAISGWVVLDKPYDMTSTQAVGKVRWLFGAAKAGHAGTLDPLATGILPIALGEATKAVPQVQDGTKIYRFAIQWGSATATDDAEGPVVATSDVRPDRAALEAVLPDFTGTILQRPPIYSALKIDGERAYDLARAGEAVELQPREIDVDAIAVIEHGTDRSILEVTCGKGTYVRSLARDIAEALGTRGHVSMLHRAAVGPFHDGDALDIDQLEALSLEERDALLKPVAAGFIDLPEIRLDAQQATAVRHGNAVLLTGAGSPVSLDECWVSFRGEVLATGWVEFGQFKCRRVFN; this comes from the coding sequence GACAAGCCCTATGACATGACCTCGACCCAGGCAGTGGGCAAGGTGCGCTGGCTGTTCGGCGCGGCCAAGGCCGGCCATGCCGGTACGCTCGACCCGCTGGCCACAGGGATCCTGCCGATCGCGCTGGGCGAAGCGACAAAGGCCGTGCCGCAGGTGCAGGATGGGACCAAGATCTATCGCTTCGCCATCCAATGGGGCAGCGCTACCGCGACCGACGATGCCGAAGGGCCCGTAGTGGCGACCTCGGATGTGCGGCCGGACCGTGCGGCGCTGGAGGCGGTGCTGCCTGATTTCACCGGCACCATTCTGCAGCGTCCGCCGATCTATTCGGCCCTCAAGATCGATGGCGAGCGAGCCTATGACCTGGCGCGGGCGGGCGAAGCCGTGGAGCTGCAGCCGCGCGAGATCGACGTCGACGCCATTGCCGTCATCGAGCACGGGACGGATCGATCGATCCTCGAAGTAACGTGCGGCAAGGGTACCTATGTGCGCTCGCTGGCGCGCGATATTGCCGAGGCGTTGGGCACGCGCGGGCATGTGAGCATGTTGCACCGCGCGGCGGTCGGGCCGTTCCATGATGGGGATGCGCTTGATATCGACCAACTCGAAGCGTTGTCGCTGGAAGAACGGGATGCGTTGCTGAAGCCGGTGGCTGCCGGATTTATCGACCTGCCGGAGATCCGGCTCGATGCACAACAGGCCACGGCGGTGCGCCACGGCAATGCCGTATTGCTGACCGGGGCGGGTTCGCCCGTGTCGCTCGATGAATGCTGGGTCAGCTTTCGGGGTGAAGTCCTGGCGACAGGCTGGGTCGAGTTCGGCCAGTTCAAGTGCCGCCGGGTGTTCAACTAA